The following coding sequences lie in one Miscanthus floridulus cultivar M001 chromosome 9, ASM1932011v1, whole genome shotgun sequence genomic window:
- the LOC136480571 gene encoding uncharacterized protein — MTPPPSPPRSRTPPSSPPLRTPLAMPSGRTALRSQGISASTDSTTLGTHRHRYTEATLEVEDDLGFSSPYVPSGTGEMWTLYVHCKNGLPDQDYVMFKLERPHIKLSTLTSLKDQLGYNARDFLYYKKRCGRDVASLQPLDFVRHAEIMLQDNESEKEIRLVLSKEQETAQQVSITPLKRPRQQLEEDEHPFMDDPFDAYKDWLKKLRPEQSNNLKDDTRQQAVNTYKEFLRMKGDIPEIMAFVEQRDTDAIVDEDDESNGSNATPPSNRPSHARKARDEGNGHGSNERKKRGRGTVKGLTVGNKRVKERIHTLPIEFSDSRGGPIGPNTRNGPH, encoded by the exons ATGACGCCGCCGCCTTCGCCACCTCGGTCCAGGACGCCCCCGTCATCGCCTCCGTTGAGGACGCCACTGGCAATGCCTTCAGGCAGGACGGCGCTTCGTTCACAGGGCATCAGCGCCAGCACAGACTCCACCACCTTGGGTACCCATCGCCATCGATATACTGAGGCCACCCTCGAAGTAGAAGATGATCTTGGGTTCTCTTCTCCATATGTCCCCAG TGGCACGGGTGAAATGTGGACTCTTTATGTTCATTGCAAGAATGGACTTCCAGATCAGGATTATGTAATGTTCAAATTGGAAAGGCCTCATATAAAATTGTCAACCTTGACATCTCTTAAGGACCAGCTTGGGTATAATGCCCGGGACTTCTTGTACTACAAGAAGCGTTGTGGAAGAGATGTTGCAAGTCTTCAACCCCTCGATTTTGTCAGACATGCAGAGATTATGCTACAAGACAATGAGAGCGAGAAGGAAATCAGATTAGTACTCTCAAAGGAACAAGAGACAGCACAGCAAGTCAGCATAACACCCCTCAAGCGACCAAGGCAGCAGCTGGAAGAAGATGAGCATCCGTTTATGGATGATCCTTTTGATGCATACAAGGACTGGCTAAAGAAGCTACGACCGGAACAATCCAATA ATTTGAAGGATGACACTAGGCAACAAGCAGTCAACACGTACAAGGAATTTTTAAGGATGAAAGGGGACATTCCAGAAATTA TGGCATTTGTCGAACAACGTGACACCGATGCAATCGTAGACGAAGACGACGAAAGCAATGGAAGCAATGCGACACCACCCTCAAATAGGCCAAGCCATGCAAGGAAGGCAAGAGATGAGGGAAACG GACATGGCTCCAATGAACGCAAGAAAAGAGGTCGTGGCACTGTTAAAGGATTAACAGTAGGCAACAAGAGAGTTAAGGAACGCATTCACACACTCCCAATCGAATTTTCAGATAGCCGTGGAGGACCCATTGGACCGAATACCC GCAATGGGCCCCACTAA